A window from Camelus dromedarius isolate mCamDro1 chromosome 9, mCamDro1.pat, whole genome shotgun sequence encodes these proteins:
- the LOC105097711 gene encoding ATP-dependent RNA helicase DDX19A isoform X1 gives MATDSWALAVDEQEAAVKSMSSLQIKEEKVKPDTNGVIKANATPEKTDEEEKEDRAAQSLLNKLIRSNLVDNTNQVEVLQRDPNSPLYSVKSFEELRLKPQLLQGVYAMGFNRPSKIQENALPMMLAEPPQNLIAQSQSGTGKTAAFVLAMLSRVEPAERYPQCLCLSPTYELALQTGKVIEQMGKFHPELKLAYAVRGNKLERGQKISEHIVIGTPGTVLDWCSKLKFIDPKKIKVFVLDEADVMIATQGHQDQSIRIQRMLPRNCQMLLFSATFEDSVWKFAQKVVPDPNIIKLKREEETLDTIKQYYVLCNNRDEKFQALCNLYGAITIAQAMIFCHTRKTASWLAAELSKEGHQVALLSGEMVVEQRAAVIERFREGKEKVLVTTNVCARGIDVEQVSVVINFDLPVDKDGNPDNETYLHRIGRTGRFGKRGLAVNMVDSKHSMNILNRIQEHFNKKIERLDTDDLDEIEKIAN, from the exons GTGTTATCAAAGCCAATGCCACTCCAGAGAAAAcagatgaagaagagaaag agGACAGAGCTGCCCAGTCCTTACTCAACAAGCTGATCAGAAGCAACCTTGTCGATAACACCAACCAGGTGGAAGTCCTGCAGCGGGATCCAAACTCCCCACTCTACTCAGTGAAGTCCTTTGAGGAGCTACGCCT GAAACCACAGCTTCTCCAGGGAGTCTATGCCATGGGCTTCAATCGACCATCCAAGATACAAGAGAACGCGTTACCCATGATGCTTGCTGAGCC TCCACAAAACCTGATTGCCCAGTCTCAGTCTGGTACTGGTAAAACAGCTGCCTTCGTCCTAGCCATGCTCAGCCGAGTGGAACCAGCAGAGAGATACCCCCAG TGTCTGTGCCTCTCCCCAACATATGAGCTGGCGCTCCAAACAGGAAAAGTGATTGAGCAGATGGGCAAATTTCATCCAGAACTAAAGCTTGCTTATGCTGTTCGAGGCAATAAAT TGGAAAGAGGTCAGAAGATCAGTGAGCACATTGTCATTGGCACTCCTGGGACCGTTCTGGACTGGTGCTCCAAGCTCAAGTTCATTGACCCCAAGAAGATTAAGGTGTTTGTTCTGGATGAGGCTGACGTGATGATAGCTACTCAGGGCCACCAAGATCAGAGCATCCGCATCCAGAG GATGCTGCCCAGGAACTGCCAGATGCTGCTTTTCTCTGCCACCTTTGAAGACTCTGTATGGAAATTTGCCCAGAAAGTGGTTCCAGACCCAAATATCATCAAACTGAAGCGCGAGGAGGAGACGTTGGACACCATCAAGCAGTATTACGTCCTGTGCAATAACAGAGACGAGAAGTTCCAGGCCCTGTGCAACCTGTATGGGGCCATCACCATCGCTCAAGCGATGATCTTCTGTCAT ACCCGTAAAACAGCTAGCTGGCTGGCAGCAGAGCTCTCAAAAGAAGGCCACCAGGTGGCTCTGCTGAGCGGTGAGATGGTGGTGGAGCAGAGGGCTGCCGTGATTGAGCGCTTCCGAGAGGGCAAAGAGAAGGTTCTGGTCACCACCAATGTGTGTGCCCGCG gCATCGACGTTGAACAGGTGTCTGTCGTCATCAACTTTGACCTCCCCGTGGACAAGGATGGGAACCCGGACAATGAGACCTACCTGCACCGGATCGGGCGCACCGGCCGCTTTGGCAAGAGGGGCCTGGCAGTGAACATGGTGGACAGCAAGCACAGCATGAACATCCTGAACAGAATCCAGGAGCACTTCA ataaaaaaatagaaagactgGATACGGATGATTTGGACGAGATTGAGAAAATAGCCAACTGA
- the LOC105097711 gene encoding ATP-dependent RNA helicase DDX19A isoform X2 has product MSGTFLIRKPQLLQGVYAMGFNRPSKIQENALPMMLAEPPQNLIAQSQSGTGKTAAFVLAMLSRVEPAERYPQCLCLSPTYELALQTGKVIEQMGKFHPELKLAYAVRGNKLERGQKISEHIVIGTPGTVLDWCSKLKFIDPKKIKVFVLDEADVMIATQGHQDQSIRIQRMLPRNCQMLLFSATFEDSVWKFAQKVVPDPNIIKLKREEETLDTIKQYYVLCNNRDEKFQALCNLYGAITIAQAMIFCHTRKTASWLAAELSKEGHQVALLSGEMVVEQRAAVIERFREGKEKVLVTTNVCARGIDVEQVSVVINFDLPVDKDGNPDNETYLHRIGRTGRFGKRGLAVNMVDSKHSMNILNRIQEHFNKKIERLDTDDLDEIEKIAN; this is encoded by the exons ATGTCAGGAACATTTCTTATTAG GAAACCACAGCTTCTCCAGGGAGTCTATGCCATGGGCTTCAATCGACCATCCAAGATACAAGAGAACGCGTTACCCATGATGCTTGCTGAGCC TCCACAAAACCTGATTGCCCAGTCTCAGTCTGGTACTGGTAAAACAGCTGCCTTCGTCCTAGCCATGCTCAGCCGAGTGGAACCAGCAGAGAGATACCCCCAG TGTCTGTGCCTCTCCCCAACATATGAGCTGGCGCTCCAAACAGGAAAAGTGATTGAGCAGATGGGCAAATTTCATCCAGAACTAAAGCTTGCTTATGCTGTTCGAGGCAATAAAT TGGAAAGAGGTCAGAAGATCAGTGAGCACATTGTCATTGGCACTCCTGGGACCGTTCTGGACTGGTGCTCCAAGCTCAAGTTCATTGACCCCAAGAAGATTAAGGTGTTTGTTCTGGATGAGGCTGACGTGATGATAGCTACTCAGGGCCACCAAGATCAGAGCATCCGCATCCAGAG GATGCTGCCCAGGAACTGCCAGATGCTGCTTTTCTCTGCCACCTTTGAAGACTCTGTATGGAAATTTGCCCAGAAAGTGGTTCCAGACCCAAATATCATCAAACTGAAGCGCGAGGAGGAGACGTTGGACACCATCAAGCAGTATTACGTCCTGTGCAATAACAGAGACGAGAAGTTCCAGGCCCTGTGCAACCTGTATGGGGCCATCACCATCGCTCAAGCGATGATCTTCTGTCAT ACCCGTAAAACAGCTAGCTGGCTGGCAGCAGAGCTCTCAAAAGAAGGCCACCAGGTGGCTCTGCTGAGCGGTGAGATGGTGGTGGAGCAGAGGGCTGCCGTGATTGAGCGCTTCCGAGAGGGCAAAGAGAAGGTTCTGGTCACCACCAATGTGTGTGCCCGCG gCATCGACGTTGAACAGGTGTCTGTCGTCATCAACTTTGACCTCCCCGTGGACAAGGATGGGAACCCGGACAATGAGACCTACCTGCACCGGATCGGGCGCACCGGCCGCTTTGGCAAGAGGGGCCTGGCAGTGAACATGGTGGACAGCAAGCACAGCATGAACATCCTGAACAGAATCCAGGAGCACTTCA ataaaaaaatagaaagactgGATACGGATGATTTGGACGAGATTGAGAAAATAGCCAACTGA
- the ST3GAL2 gene encoding CMP-N-acetylneuraminate-beta-galactosamide-alpha-2,3-sialyltransferase 2, which yields MKCSLRVWFLSVAFLLVFIMSLLFTYSHHSMATLPYLDSGALGGTHRVKLVPGYAGLQRLSKEGLAGKSCACPRCMGDAGASDWFDSHFNSNISPVWTRENMDLPPDVQRWWMMLQPQFKSHNTNEVLEKLFQIVPGENPYRFRDPHQCRRCAVVGNSGNLRGSGYGPDVDGHNFIMRMNQAPTVGFEQDVGSRTTHHFMYPESAKNLPANVSFVLVPFKALDLLWIASALSTGQIRFTYAPVKSFLRVDKEKVQIYNPAFFKYIHDRWTEHHGRYPSTGMLVLFFALHVCDEVNVYGFGADSRGNWHHYWENNRYAGEFRKTGVHDADFEAHIIDMLAKASKIEVYRGN from the exons ATGAAGTGCTCCCTGCGGGTGTGGTTCCTCTCCGTGGCCTTCCTGCTGGTGTTCATCATGTCCCTGCTCTTCACCTACTCCCACCACAGCATGGCCACCCTGCCCTACCTGGACTCGGGCGCCCTGGGTGGGACCCACCGGGTGAAGCTTGTGCCTGGCTATGCCGGCCTGCAGCGCCTCAGCAAGGAGGGGCTTGCAGGCAAGAGCTGTGCCTGCCCCCGCTGCATGGGCGATGCTGGTGCCTCCGACTGGTTTGATAGCCACTTCAACAGCAACATTTCCCCCGTCTGGACCCGAGAGAACATGGATCTGCCCCCGGATGTCCAGAGGTGGTGGATG ATGTTGCAGCCCCAGTTCAAGTCACACAACACCAACGAGGTGCTGGAGAAGCTATTCCAGATAGTACCAGGCGAGAACCCCTACCGTTTCCGGGACCCTCACCAGTGCCGGCGCTGTGCCGTGGTGGGGAACTCCGGCAACCTGCGAGGCTCTGGCTATGGGCCAGATGTAGATGGACACAACTTCATCATGAG GATGAATCAGGCACCAACTGTGGGCTTTGAGCAGGATGTCGGCAGTCGAACCACCCACCATTTCATGTACCCTGAGAGTGCCAAGAACCTGCCCGCCAACGTCAGCTTTGTGCTGGTGCCCTTCAAAGCCCTGGACCTACTGTGGATCGCCAGTGCCCTGTCCACAGGGCAGATCCGATT CACTTATGCCCCAGTGAAGTCCTTCCTTCGAGTGGACAAAGAAAAG GTCCAGATCTACAACCCAGCCTTCTTCAAATACATCCACGACAGGTGGACAGAGCATCACGGGCGGTACCCTTCCACTGGGATGCTGGTACTCTTCTTTGCCCTGCATGTGTGTGATGAG GTGAACGTGTACGGGTTCGGGGCCGACAGCCGGGGCAACTGGCACCACTACTGGGAGAATAACCGGTACGCGGGCGAGTTCCGGAAGACTGGCGTGCACGACGCCGACTTCGAGGCCCACATCATCGACATGCTGGCCAAGGCCAGCAAGATCGAGGTCTACCGAGGCAACTGA